One Desulfobulbus oligotrophicus DNA segment encodes these proteins:
- a CDS encoding DUF2332 family protein — translation MDDVQGRLAHRFHRQRDFAAGYSPLYARLFGILADWLAEEESEDPLIEWLVRAASQRSTFDVTLLLPAGLHRDILAGRREVAALAQYFPTVGGARSCRDEEIGSCLYQALAARQEALTAFMRTARVQTNETARGLCWLLPVCYPGWRAIHLVELGAGAGLNLAADQRHYRLVYNASGTTECIDLGGAVPAQFSVCSEGTFLLPQTTVCPQIRTRIGADIAPVLLRERSDELYLSSFVWGDQPERLKQLYQGVTAIQSIRKSGVPVPLHRVDLPDQLPLFLEEQISPLTDAPVVVFNTYLTTYLHDKGDWLHHHLHTWATGYPQPVLWLQWEPVRQGAKPPAAGWVAWTADLWNQGHHHHWHLAWTHPHGNRIQWLPDWRTWTKYWQMDSR, via the coding sequence ATGGATGATGTCCAGGGTCGATTGGCCCATCGATTCCACCGGCAACGCGATTTTGCCGCCGGGTACTCACCGCTGTATGCCCGGTTGTTTGGTATTCTCGCCGATTGGCTGGCTGAGGAAGAGAGTGAAGACCCGTTAATTGAGTGGCTGGTACGGGCGGCATCCCAGCGGTCCACCTTTGATGTTACCCTGCTGCTGCCGGCTGGACTGCATCGGGACATCTTGGCAGGGCGTCGTGAGGTGGCGGCGCTGGCACAATACTTTCCAACGGTCGGCGGGGCGCGATCCTGCCGGGACGAGGAGATTGGATCCTGTCTTTACCAGGCACTGGCAGCCAGACAGGAGGCATTGACCGCGTTTATGCGCACAGCCCGGGTGCAGACCAATGAAACCGCCCGTGGTCTGTGTTGGCTGCTGCCGGTCTGTTATCCGGGATGGCGGGCGATACATCTGGTCGAACTCGGTGCCGGTGCCGGGCTTAACCTGGCGGCTGATCAGCGCCACTATCGTCTGGTATATAATGCTTCTGGAACTACGGAATGTATTGATCTGGGAGGAGCTGTTCCAGCACAGTTTTCCGTGTGCAGTGAAGGCACATTCCTGCTGCCGCAGACAACGGTCTGCCCGCAGATCCGCACACGGATCGGTGCTGATATTGCCCCTGTATTGCTCCGGGAACGGTCAGACGAACTGTACTTATCGTCCTTTGTCTGGGGTGATCAACCGGAACGGTTGAAGCAACTGTATCAAGGAGTTACGGCAATACAGAGCATTCGTAAATCCGGTGTGCCTGTTCCGCTCCACCGTGTGGACTTGCCTGATCAGCTGCCGCTCTTCTTAGAGGAGCAGATCAGCCCTTTAACCGATGCGCCGGTCGTGGTGTTCAACACCTACCTGACCACCTATCTGCATGATAAGGGGGATTGGCTGCATCATCACCTGCATACCTGGGCAACCGGCTATCCGCAACCCGTACTCTGGCTGCAGTGGGAACCTGTACGACAGGGGGCAAAACCACCAGCTGCCGGTTGGGTTGCCTGGACCGCTGATCTTTGGAATCAGGGGCACCACCATCACTGGCATCTGGCCTGGACCCATCCCCACGGCAATCGTATCCAGTGGTTACCGGATTGGCGCACCTGGACAAAGT
- a CDS encoding DUF4340 domain-containing protein, whose product MKQLIIIGTLLLLVQTGLMVATHTLRNTDTGRPAGGPFLHLKAADVTEMVLEDRDGRRLLLKKEHETWLLPEKDSFPADSGRVQEFLEQIAGLQRGWPEAATAEAVNRFKVATDQFEWKLTLRQGEKVLGIVYFGSSAGLRKRYIRADGDNEIQTFTAGRYELETAADNWIDTGILQLKPEQVVRVDLPGLHLERGPDGLQPADLSKEEEIIRDRRDQVVRQLTGLRVAGLLGTVEKPEYGLGRPVLSYSVELDDKTTINYVVGREEDLSQSADEDGAAPADDESFVLKVSNQAQLFHIDAWQIHEIKNITRASLVRAKEHKQPTTDGSAHQVEQ is encoded by the coding sequence ATGAAACAACTGATTATTATCGGTACGCTGCTGCTGCTGGTGCAGACCGGATTAATGGTGGCAACGCATACTCTTCGCAACACCGATACAGGCCGACCTGCCGGAGGGCCATTCCTGCACCTGAAAGCAGCCGATGTGACGGAAATGGTCCTTGAAGACCGGGACGGGCGTAGATTGCTCCTGAAGAAAGAGCATGAGACATGGTTGTTGCCGGAAAAGGATTCGTTTCCCGCGGATAGCGGGCGAGTTCAGGAGTTTCTTGAGCAGATAGCCGGCCTGCAGCGGGGGTGGCCTGAGGCTGCGACTGCTGAAGCGGTCAATCGTTTCAAGGTCGCAACAGATCAGTTTGAATGGAAGCTGACCTTGCGGCAGGGTGAAAAAGTCTTGGGTATTGTGTATTTCGGCTCTTCCGCCGGACTGCGCAAAAGGTATATCCGTGCTGATGGTGACAACGAAATCCAGACCTTTACCGCCGGCCGGTATGAGCTGGAGACAGCGGCTGACAACTGGATAGATACCGGTATCTTACAACTCAAGCCGGAGCAGGTGGTACGGGTGGATCTGCCCGGCCTTCATTTAGAGCGTGGTCCGGACGGACTTCAGCCTGCTGATCTTAGCAAAGAGGAGGAGATCATCAGGGATCGGCGGGATCAGGTGGTCAGACAGCTGACCGGTCTTCGTGTCGCCGGACTGCTGGGAACGGTGGAAAAGCCGGAATACGGCCTGGGCAGGCCGGTACTCAGTTACAGCGTAGAGCTCGACGACAAGACCACTATCAACTACGTGGTCGGCAGGGAAGAGGACCTTTCTCAATCTGCAGACGAAGATGGGGCAGCACCAGCTGATGATGAGAGCTTTGTGCTCAAGGTCTCCAACCAGGCACAACTGTTTCACATCGATGCCTGGCAGATACATGAGATAAAAAATATCACCCGGGCATCACTGGTACGTGCGAAGGAGCATAAACAACCGACAACCGACGGGAGTGCACATCAAGTTGAGCAGTAA
- a CDS encoding Gldg family protein → MNILHAVARRELSVFFATPAAFIFFGAFLGTTLFIFFWVETFFSRNIADVRPMFEWMPLLLIFLSAAITMRVWSEEQRSGTLEPLLTAPVHPAILVSGKFIACLGLVTIGLLLTLPLPVTVSLLGQLDWGPVFGGYLASLCLAGAYIAIGLFVSAQFSSQIVSLIVTTLACMTLYLLGSDTLTVFFGNQGGEILKLFGAGSRFSAITRGVVDLRDLVYCLSLIGIFLSLNVFSLERQRWAGNPGNANHRRWLVVTGVLMANFCMLNLWLAPLGHLRVDLTEGRIYSISPTTRSYLSRLQEPLLIRGYFSAQTHPLLAPLQPQLRDLLREYEVAGQGRVKVEFVDPQEKPEMEQEAGEKYGIRPIPFQTASRYQAAVTNSYFDVLVKYGNEYVTLGFQELIEVKSEGDTKIEVELRNPEHDITRAIKKVLYSYQGGGDLFAAINDQVVFHGYISPAAKLPEPLIELKGDLEAVLNDLKEQSGDKFAVSFADPDADDGKLAAQLTRQFGMQPMMTDLLSAQPFWFYMTLENRGRQIQVVLPSQLDRVALKTAIEAGLKRFSRGMLKTVALYTPSPDPAMAQMGMLDQGNTFQLLQQFIEQDHRILPVDLSTGQVDAEADILVIVAPERLEKKQIFAIDQFLMQGGTVVLATSPFAVSLQGRISAVDTKSGLADWLAGYGISMTPTLVLDSQNAAFPVPVERQAGAYSIRETHLFNYPYFIDIRNNGMNRSSGLLTGIDQVSMTWASPITVDAEKNKNRQVIRLLESSQESWLSDSLDIQPDFERFGQTGFAQGESAGHQLLAVVLEGTFDSWFKGKPSPLLEEARRQQAEKEKGALEKKTADLEGTLVQEVKTPDVIGRVVEHSPDAARIIVLASNSFLADTSLELASGAGGTRYLNPLQLMANAVDWSLEDRDLLSIRGRGHFARTLLPISREGRMFWEYLNYGMAALGLLMVWGVWRFVQARARRREALLTAGRS, encoded by the coding sequence ATGAACATCCTGCATGCGGTTGCACGCCGGGAGTTGTCGGTGTTTTTCGCCACCCCGGCAGCCTTTATTTTCTTTGGTGCCTTTCTTGGCACCACCCTGTTTATCTTTTTCTGGGTTGAAACATTTTTCAGTCGTAATATCGCCGATGTCCGGCCCATGTTCGAATGGATGCCCCTGCTGCTGATTTTTCTGTCAGCTGCCATTACCATGCGGGTATGGTCGGAAGAGCAACGTTCCGGAACCTTGGAGCCGCTGCTCACGGCACCGGTGCATCCGGCAATTCTGGTCAGCGGTAAGTTTATTGCCTGTCTTGGCCTGGTGACCATCGGTCTGCTGCTGACACTGCCCTTGCCCGTTACAGTCAGTCTTCTTGGACAGTTGGACTGGGGGCCGGTTTTCGGCGGCTACCTGGCCAGTCTCTGTCTGGCAGGAGCCTACATTGCCATCGGGCTGTTTGTCAGCGCCCAATTCAGCAGTCAGATCGTCAGTCTGATTGTCACCACCCTGGCCTGTATGACACTTTACCTGCTGGGATCTGATACCCTGACGGTCTTTTTCGGCAATCAGGGTGGTGAGATTCTCAAGTTGTTTGGTGCCGGGTCCCGATTTTCTGCCATCACCAGAGGGGTCGTCGACCTCCGTGATCTGGTGTACTGCCTGAGTCTGATCGGTATTTTTTTATCCCTCAACGTCTTCAGCCTTGAACGTCAACGCTGGGCCGGCAATCCAGGAAATGCCAATCACCGCCGGTGGCTGGTGGTGACAGGTGTACTGATGGCCAACTTTTGTATGCTCAATCTCTGGCTGGCCCCGCTCGGTCACCTCAGGGTTGATTTGACAGAGGGGCGTATCTATTCGATTTCACCGACAACCCGTTCTTATCTGAGTCGGCTGCAGGAACCGCTTCTGATCCGTGGCTATTTTTCCGCCCAGACGCACCCGCTCCTGGCCCCGTTACAGCCGCAGCTGCGCGATCTGCTTCGGGAGTATGAGGTGGCCGGTCAGGGGCGCGTCAAAGTCGAGTTTGTCGATCCACAGGAAAAGCCGGAAATGGAGCAGGAGGCCGGTGAGAAGTACGGTATTCGTCCAATTCCGTTTCAGACCGCCTCCCGTTATCAGGCCGCCGTGACCAACTCTTACTTTGATGTGCTCGTCAAGTACGGCAACGAGTATGTCACCCTGGGTTTTCAGGAGCTGATCGAGGTGAAAAGCGAAGGCGACACCAAAATTGAGGTGGAGTTGCGCAATCCTGAGCACGATATCACCCGGGCGATCAAAAAGGTTCTGTACAGTTACCAGGGCGGTGGTGATCTTTTTGCTGCAATCAACGATCAGGTTGTTTTTCATGGATACATTTCGCCGGCAGCAAAGCTGCCGGAGCCGTTGATCGAGTTGAAAGGCGATCTTGAGGCGGTCCTGAATGATCTGAAAGAACAGAGTGGAGATAAGTTTGCCGTCAGTTTTGCTGATCCGGATGCTGATGACGGGAAACTGGCCGCACAACTGACCAGACAGTTCGGCATGCAGCCGATGATGACTGATCTGCTTTCAGCCCAGCCCTTCTGGTTTTATATGACCCTGGAAAACAGGGGCCGGCAGATACAGGTCGTCCTGCCTTCCCAATTGGACAGGGTTGCTCTGAAGACCGCCATTGAGGCCGGGTTGAAGCGTTTTTCCAGGGGTATGCTGAAAACCGTTGCCCTGTATACACCATCCCCTGATCCGGCAATGGCCCAGATGGGGATGTTGGATCAGGGCAATACCTTTCAGTTGCTGCAGCAGTTTATAGAGCAGGATCACCGGATTTTACCCGTTGATCTGAGCACCGGCCAGGTGGATGCAGAGGCCGATATCCTTGTGATCGTTGCTCCGGAGCGGCTGGAGAAGAAGCAGATCTTTGCTATTGATCAGTTTCTGATGCAGGGTGGGACAGTGGTACTGGCAACCTCGCCCTTTGCTGTCAGTCTTCAGGGGCGGATCAGCGCGGTTGATACAAAGAGCGGTCTTGCGGATTGGCTGGCCGGTTACGGCATTAGCATGACCCCGACACTGGTGCTGGATTCCCAGAATGCCGCCTTCCCCGTTCCGGTTGAGCGGCAGGCCGGGGCGTACAGTATCCGCGAAACCCACCTGTTCAATTATCCCTACTTCATCGATATCCGTAACAACGGCATGAACCGTTCCAGTGGTCTGTTGACCGGCATTGATCAGGTATCCATGACCTGGGCGTCGCCGATCACCGTGGATGCTGAAAAAAATAAGAACCGTCAGGTGATCCGGCTGTTGGAAAGTTCCCAGGAGTCATGGCTTTCCGACTCGTTGGACATCCAACCGGATTTTGAGCGTTTCGGTCAGACAGGTTTTGCCCAGGGTGAATCAGCTGGTCATCAGTTACTGGCAGTGGTGCTGGAGGGAACCTTTGATTCCTGGTTTAAGGGGAAACCATCTCCTTTGCTTGAAGAGGCACGACGTCAGCAGGCGGAAAAAGAAAAGGGTGCATTGGAAAAAAAGACGGCCGACCTGGAGGGCACACTGGTACAGGAGGTGAAAACACCGGACGTGATCGGGCGGGTTGTGGAGCACTCGCCTGATGCGGCGCGGATCATTGTCCTGGCATCCAATAGTTTTCTGGCGGATACCAGTCTGGAGTTGGCATCAGGGGCAGGTGGCACCCGGTATCTCAACCCGCTACAGCTGATGGCCAATGCGGTTGACTGGTCTCTGGAAGATCGCGATCTGCTCAGCATACGGGGGCGTGGTCATTTTGCCCGCACTTTACTGCCGATCAGCAGAGAGGGGCGGATGTTCTGGGAATATCTGAACTATGGAATGGCAGCCCTTGGTCTGCTCATGGTCTGGGGAGTATGGCGATTTGTTCAGGCCAGGGCGCGCCGACGTGAGGCACTGTTGACAGCCGGGAGATCGTAA
- a CDS encoding ABC transporter ATP-binding protein, translated as MIHVAHLTRSYGSLKAVDDISFTIDSGEIVGLLGHNGAGKTTVMKMLTGFLEPTGGTIRIQQMDMETDRRAIQAQIGYLPENCPVYPEMTVVGYLAYHAVLHGVPTKKMGTLVQETLERTGLIDKADQTIGTLSRGYRQRVGVAQAIFHQPRILILDEPTNGLDPTQIQHMRHLLRELSVDATLIISTHILQEVQAVCDRVIIMQHGRKALDARIEELSKAQRLLVTVDRMEAESVLTGLEGVRTVEPVVREPGRLCWAVVGDRPMDEMAPAVAAAIVAKGWPLLGLEPESRSLEKIFSDINMRSGEEQ; from the coding sequence ATGATTCATGTTGCCCACTTGACCAGAAGTTACGGCTCTCTGAAGGCTGTGGACGATATTTCCTTTACGATCGATTCCGGCGAAATTGTCGGCTTACTTGGCCACAACGGAGCCGGTAAAACAACGGTCATGAAGATGTTGACAGGTTTTCTCGAGCCGACCGGCGGTACTATCCGGATCCAGCAGATGGATATGGAGACAGATCGCCGGGCAATCCAGGCGCAGATCGGTTATCTGCCCGAAAACTGTCCGGTGTATCCAGAGATGACGGTCGTGGGCTACCTTGCCTATCATGCTGTTTTGCATGGTGTGCCGACCAAGAAAATGGGTACCCTGGTACAGGAGACTCTGGAACGTACCGGGCTGATTGACAAGGCAGATCAGACCATCGGAACCCTGTCGCGGGGGTATCGGCAACGGGTCGGTGTGGCTCAGGCCATCTTCCATCAACCCAGGATTCTGATCCTTGATGAGCCCACCAACGGCCTCGACCCGACCCAGATTCAACACATGCGCCACCTGCTCCGTGAACTTTCCGTTGATGCGACCCTGATCATCTCCACCCACATTCTTCAGGAGGTACAGGCGGTGTGCGACCGGGTGATCATCATGCAGCATGGCCGCAAGGCGCTGGATGCCAGGATCGAAGAACTGAGCAAGGCACAACGACTGCTGGTGACTGTTGATCGGATGGAGGCTGAGAGCGTGCTGACCGGGTTGGAAGGTGTGCGGACAGTTGAGCCGGTGGTCCGGGAACCCGGACGACTGTGCTGGGCAGTTGTCGGGGACAGACCAATGGATGAGATGGCGCCGGCTGTTGCCGCGGCTATTGTTGCCAAGGGCTGGCCCCTGCTGGGGCTTGAGCCTGAATCGCGGAGCCTGGAGAAGATATTTAGTGATATCAACATGAGGAGCGGGGAAGAACAATGA